In bacterium, the following are encoded in one genomic region:
- a CDS encoding ArsA family ATPase, whose product MRIILYTGKGGVGKTTVAAATALTIAARGARTLVMSTDSAHSLADSLDVPIGHEIRHLGDHLWAQEIDALHQFEKYWGVLRRYITSVLRARGLDDVVAEELANLPGMDEIASLMQLTAVAREDRFDVIVVDCAPTGETMQLLSFPDMARWWLNKLFPIQRAVARVARPMVQPFLDVPLPTDEVFAAVKDLVLNVDEMRTLLADPDVTSIRLVVNLEKMVIREAQRAYTHFSLFGYATDAVVVNRVLPDVRDSAFLRNWVEAQRGYREMVEEAFAPLPILELPLADREIVGRARLLQAGRTLYGSRDPAARFYTGTPQTVRRDGAGYVLSLVAPFTTRRAVDILQRGDELIVRVGDYKRHLALPRALAGLRATDAHVDEGRLQITFKKEATTDGREDTAAQARRRGRGPVLERRR is encoded by the coding sequence ATGCGGATCATCCTCTATACGGGAAAGGGCGGCGTCGGCAAGACCACGGTCGCGGCGGCCACCGCGCTCACCATCGCGGCGCGCGGCGCGCGGACGCTCGTCATGAGCACCGACTCGGCCCACAGCCTGGCCGACTCGCTGGACGTGCCCATCGGCCACGAGATCCGGCACCTCGGCGATCACCTGTGGGCGCAGGAGATCGACGCGCTGCACCAGTTCGAGAAATACTGGGGCGTGCTGCGGCGGTACATCACGTCGGTGCTGCGCGCCCGCGGGCTGGACGACGTGGTCGCGGAGGAGCTCGCCAACCTGCCCGGGATGGACGAGATCGCCAGCCTGATGCAGCTCACGGCCGTGGCCCGCGAGGACCGGTTCGACGTCATCGTCGTCGACTGCGCGCCCACCGGCGAAACGATGCAGCTGCTGAGCTTCCCCGACATGGCGCGCTGGTGGCTCAACAAGCTCTTTCCGATTCAGCGGGCGGTGGCCCGCGTCGCCCGGCCGATGGTGCAGCCGTTCCTCGATGTCCCGCTGCCCACGGACGAGGTCTTCGCCGCGGTCAAGGATCTCGTTCTGAACGTGGACGAGATGCGGACGCTGCTCGCGGATCCGGACGTCACCTCGATCCGGCTGGTCGTGAACCTCGAGAAGATGGTGATCCGGGAGGCCCAGCGCGCCTACACGCACTTCAGCCTGTTCGGGTACGCGACGGACGCGGTCGTCGTCAACCGCGTGCTCCCCGACGTTCGGGACAGCGCGTTCCTCCGTAACTGGGTGGAGGCGCAGCGCGGCTACCGCGAAATGGTGGAGGAGGCGTTCGCCCCGCTGCCGATCCTGGAGCTGCCGCTCGCCGACCGGGAGATCGTCGGCCGGGCGCGGCTCCTGCAGGCCGGGCGCACGTTGTACGGGTCGCGCGATCCGGCGGCCCGCTTCTACACGGGGACCCCGCAGACGGTCCGACGGGACGGCGCCGGCTACGTCCTCTCGCTCGTCGCGCCGTTCACGACGCGGCGCGCCGTGGACATCCTCCAGCGGGGCGACGAGCTCATCGTGCGCGTCGGCGACTACAAGCGCCACCTCGCGCTGCCGCGGGCGCTCGCCGGACTCCGCGCGACGGATGCGCACGTCGACGAGGGACGGCTGCAGATCACGTTCAAGAAGGAGGCGACAACCGATGGTCGCGAGGATACGGCCGCTCAAGCGCGCCGCCGAGGCCGAGGACCGGTTTTGGAACGCCGTCGATGA
- a CDS encoding M28 family peptidase, protein MSSPELISEAQLTEFNRTIARWTRLSGTPDEREAAAYVEEQLRSFGYAAQTIVHDAYISLPGAASLAVVRPESRDVPCITHSMGIPTGPGGVAAELVYAGKGTPEDYAHAGNAAGKVALVEGRATPQHAVNATRAGVLGLICISGRHAHEMCCSPVWGNPSETTKDALPRVHLLSVNRGDGEALRGLCGRGPVEVRFTADVRTGWTATPIVVGDLAPGHPDAEPAFVLFSGHLDGWYLGAMDNGSANAAMLEVARVLAPQRAAFRRGLRLAFWSGHSHGRYSSSAWYADTNWFDLADRCVCHVNVDSLGGIDADTFATNSMPETAPLGIWAVREAAGAALDARRVGRNSDQSFLGAGVPSLLGSVSHQADGSLGWWWHTPYDTLDKIDPARLVRDTKIFVLAISRLLADPVLPLDYAAASRNLTQSLEGLAVAATAGGLDLRAVTAEAARLQELCGRLSQAAASVTGGPRAREINTCLRRVGRALISATYTASGPFAHDPALETTFLPRLAGVRRLAALPPGSDEAKFLRVDLVRGRNAVTAAIQEACRHLDACLERLG, encoded by the coding sequence ATGAGTTCGCCGGAGTTGATCTCGGAGGCACAACTCACCGAGTTCAACCGGACGATCGCCCGCTGGACGCGGCTGTCCGGCACGCCGGACGAGCGCGAGGCCGCCGCCTACGTGGAGGAGCAGCTGCGGTCCTTCGGGTACGCGGCGCAGACCATCGTCCACGACGCGTACATCAGCCTCCCCGGCGCCGCGTCGCTCGCCGTCGTCAGGCCCGAATCGCGGGACGTGCCCTGCATCACGCACTCGATGGGCATCCCCACCGGTCCGGGCGGCGTGGCCGCGGAGCTCGTGTATGCCGGCAAAGGCACACCGGAGGACTACGCTCACGCCGGAAACGCGGCGGGAAAGGTCGCGCTGGTCGAAGGCCGGGCGACCCCGCAGCACGCCGTCAACGCCACCCGCGCCGGGGTCCTCGGCCTCATCTGCATCAGCGGGCGCCACGCCCACGAGATGTGTTGCTCGCCGGTGTGGGGCAACCCCTCCGAGACCACGAAGGACGCGCTGCCGCGCGTCCATCTGCTCTCCGTCAATCGCGGCGACGGCGAAGCCCTGCGCGGGCTGTGCGGGCGCGGCCCGGTCGAGGTCCGGTTCACCGCGGACGTGCGGACCGGCTGGACGGCGACCCCGATCGTCGTCGGCGACCTGGCGCCCGGACACCCCGACGCCGAGCCGGCCTTCGTGCTCTTCTCAGGGCACCTCGACGGCTGGTACCTCGGCGCCATGGACAACGGCAGCGCGAACGCCGCGATGCTCGAGGTCGCGCGGGTCCTGGCGCCGCAACGGGCGGCCTTCCGGCGCGGCCTGCGGCTCGCCTTTTGGTCGGGGCACTCCCACGGCCGGTATTCGTCGTCCGCCTGGTACGCCGACACGAACTGGTTCGATCTCGCCGACCGCTGCGTCTGCCACGTCAACGTCGATTCGCTCGGCGGGATCGACGCGGACACGTTCGCCACCAACTCGATGCCGGAAACGGCGCCGCTCGGCATCTGGGCGGTCCGGGAGGCGGCCGGCGCGGCGCTCGATGCGAGGCGCGTCGGCCGGAACTCCGACCAGTCGTTCCTCGGCGCCGGAGTGCCGTCGCTGCTCGGATCGGTCTCGCACCAGGCCGACGGCAGCCTCGGGTGGTGGTGGCACACGCCGTACGACACGCTCGACAAGATCGATCCCGCCCGGCTCGTCCGCGACACCAAGATCTTCGTCCTCGCGATCTCGCGGCTGCTCGCGGATCCGGTCCTTCCGCTCGACTACGCCGCCGCATCGCGCAACCTGACGCAGAGCCTGGAGGGATTGGCGGTCGCGGCCACGGCCGGCGGCCTCGATCTTCGCGCCGTCACCGCGGAGGCCGCGCGCCTCCAGGAGCTGTGCGGCCGGTTGAGTCAGGCGGCCGCGAGCGTGACCGGCGGGCCACGGGCGCGGGAGATCAACACGTGCCTACGGCGGGTGGGCCGCGCGCTGATCTCCGCCACCTACACGGCGTCGGGGCCGTTTGCCCACGACCCGGCCCTCGAGACCACGTTCCTGCCGCGCCTGGCGGGCGTGCGCCGGCTGGCCGCGCTGCCGCCCGGGAGCGACGAGGCGAAGTTCCTGCGCGTCGACCTTGTGCGCGGCCGGAACGCCGTCACCGCGGCGATTCAGGAGGCCTGCCGCCACCTGGACGCGTGTTTGGAGCGACTGGGGTAG
- a CDS encoding mercuric reductase, protein MLPAVTHYDAIVIGSGQAGTPLARALAAAGRRTALIEREHVGGTCVNEGCTPTKTMVASARVAYLARRAAGYGVRTGPVSIDMVTVRDRKRAVVARSRSGSERGLARMERLDLRRGEARFTGPRAIDVAPAAGGTVALAGDLFFINTGCRPSRPKLAGLDDVPALDSTSIMELDSVPDHLLVLGGGYIGIEFGQMFRRFGAGVTIVQRGGQLLAREDADVAQAVGGILRDDGIEVLLGADARRVERGADGAIRLTVREAGGGERTLAGSHLLVAAGRTPNSDRLDLPAAGIETDGRGFIRVNDRLETSAPGVYGLGDVKGGPAFTHISYDDFRIVQANLLNGGGASTRDRLVPYCVFMDPELGRVGLTETEARGTGRPIRVFTMPMTHVARADEMDETRGLMKAVVDTATGQILGCAVLGVMGGEVMTVVQTAMMGRLPYTALRDAVIAHPALAESLNNLFDQ, encoded by the coding sequence ATGCTCCCGGCAGTCACGCACTACGACGCGATCGTGATTGGATCGGGCCAGGCGGGGACCCCGCTCGCGCGGGCCCTGGCCGCCGCCGGCCGCCGGACCGCGCTCATCGAGCGCGAGCACGTCGGCGGCACGTGCGTCAACGAGGGGTGCACGCCGACGAAGACGATGGTCGCGAGCGCCCGCGTCGCCTATCTCGCGCGCCGCGCCGCCGGCTACGGCGTCCGTACCGGTCCCGTGTCGATCGACATGGTCACAGTCCGGGACCGCAAGCGCGCCGTCGTGGCCCGGTCACGCAGCGGCAGCGAGCGCGGTCTCGCGCGGATGGAACGTCTGGATCTCCGCCGGGGCGAGGCGCGCTTCACCGGGCCCCGGGCGATCGACGTGGCGCCGGCCGCCGGGGGAACCGTCGCGCTCGCGGGCGACCTCTTTTTCATCAATACGGGGTGCCGGCCGTCGCGGCCGAAGCTGGCCGGGCTCGACGACGTGCCCGCGCTCGATTCGACCTCGATTATGGAACTGGACTCCGTGCCGGATCACCTCCTGGTGCTCGGCGGCGGGTACATCGGCATCGAATTCGGGCAGATGTTCCGCCGGTTCGGCGCGGGCGTGACGATCGTGCAGCGGGGCGGGCAGCTGCTCGCGCGCGAGGATGCGGACGTCGCGCAGGCCGTGGGGGGCATCCTTCGCGACGACGGCATCGAGGTGCTGCTCGGCGCCGACGCGCGCCGCGTGGAGCGGGGCGCGGACGGGGCGATCCGGCTGACCGTTCGGGAGGCGGGAGGCGGGGAGCGGACGCTCGCGGGGTCGCACCTTCTCGTGGCGGCCGGACGGACGCCCAACTCGGACCGGCTCGACCTGCCCGCCGCCGGGATCGAGACCGACGGACGCGGCTTCATCCGGGTGAACGACCGGCTCGAGACCAGCGCCCCGGGCGTGTACGGCCTCGGTGACGTGAAGGGCGGCCCCGCCTTCACGCACATCTCGTACGACGACTTCCGGATCGTGCAGGCCAACCTGCTGAACGGCGGCGGGGCGAGTACGAGGGACCGCCTCGTCCCGTACTGCGTCTTCATGGACCCGGAGCTCGGCCGGGTCGGCCTCACCGAAACGGAGGCGCGGGGGACGGGCCGCCCGATCCGCGTCTTTACGATGCCGATGACGCACGTCGCCCGCGCGGACGAGATGGACGAGACGCGCGGGCTGATGAAGGCGGTCGTGGACACGGCGACCGGGCAGATCCTCGGGTGCGCCGTGCTCGGCGTGATGGGCGGCGAGGTGATGACGGTGGTGCAGACCGCCATGATGGGCCGTCTGCCCTACACCGCGCTGCGCGACGCGGTGATCGCCCATCCGGCGCTCGCGGAATCCCTCAACAATCTGTTCGATCAATGA
- a CDS encoding helix-turn-helix domain-containing protein, with protein sequence MRLPDLDLLGEISLSRDERSALAALMSLGVSDAATLCREGEIPSSKIYRAMEKLAELGLVQIQPTRPKQYAALPADVVVDRVVDLARERTERFARGTQDLRRTLAALPERLRGRQTFVDLALGMESHVRRHLMHLATATARILSYMERGDLAAIDQAVTAGFPILRRIARNAGERKIQHRVVFGFSYQSAPVLIEFLRRHRAEIRHLTGVRYSGELGHPFHVVDDETVVLPLDHPFVPEGRFASLLVRDRDLAGSLAGGFDTLWRKAMRDVSEVGFQPVPPGPP encoded by the coding sequence ATGAGACTACCGGACTTGGACCTGCTTGGCGAGATCAGCCTCTCGCGGGACGAGCGCAGCGCCCTTGCCGCGCTTATGAGTCTCGGGGTCTCCGATGCGGCGACGCTCTGCCGAGAAGGCGAGATCCCTTCGTCCAAGATCTACCGGGCGATGGAGAAACTCGCGGAACTCGGCCTCGTGCAGATCCAGCCGACCCGCCCGAAACAGTACGCCGCGCTGCCGGCCGACGTGGTCGTCGATCGGGTGGTCGACCTGGCCCGCGAGCGGACCGAGCGTTTCGCCCGCGGAACCCAGGACCTCCGGCGGACCCTCGCCGCCCTTCCCGAGCGGCTGCGCGGCCGGCAGACCTTCGTCGACCTCGCCCTCGGTATGGAAAGCCACGTTCGGCGACATCTCATGCACCTGGCGACCGCGACGGCACGGATCCTCTCCTACATGGAACGCGGCGACCTCGCGGCGATCGACCAGGCGGTGACGGCGGGCTTTCCGATTCTGCGGCGCATCGCCCGTAACGCCGGGGAACGCAAGATTCAACACCGCGTCGTCTTCGGATTCTCCTATCAGAGCGCGCCCGTCTTGATCGAATTCCTCCGGCGCCACCGCGCGGAGATCCGCCACCTGACCGGCGTGCGCTACTCCGGCGAGCTCGGCCATCCGTTTCACGTCGTCGACGACGAGACCGTCGTGTTACCGCTCGACCATCCGTTTGTTCCCGAGGGGCGCTTCGCATCGCTGCTGGTGCGGGATCGAGACCTGGCCGGCAGTCTCGCCGGTGGGTTCGACACGCTGTGGCGCAAGGCGATGCGGGACGTGAGCGAGGTCGGTTTCCAGCCCGTTCCCCCCGGGCCGCCGTGA
- a CDS encoding ABC transporter permease, whose translation MTERTAGAAPVSRGPVPAAPWARTARQFARRRVAVGGLAVLLLAIVVSAAAPWLSPHPPNLVDVGNPDAPPSWVHPLGTDELGRDIVSRLLWGGRTTLLITLGAVVLAFVSGSALGVIAGYYGGAGETVIMRATDVLLAIPGFLLAVAVIAALGVGMGNVIIAIGINSIPPFARIARGSTLLARQEVYVQAARALGAGERTIMARHIFPNILSPLLVQSTLRLATAILTASGLSFLGLGVQPPTAEWGAMLSVGRDYITSSPQLVIIPGTAILVVTLAFNVVGDAVRDALDPRAL comes from the coding sequence TTGACTGAACGGACGGCCGGGGCGGCGCCAGTCTCGCGCGGGCCTGTCCCGGCGGCGCCGTGGGCACGGACCGCGCGGCAGTTCGCGCGCCGGCGGGTCGCGGTCGGCGGGCTGGCGGTTCTGCTGCTCGCGATCGTGGTGTCCGCGGCGGCGCCGTGGCTCTCGCCGCACCCGCCCAACCTGGTCGACGTGGGGAATCCGGACGCGCCGCCGTCGTGGGTCCATCCCCTCGGCACCGACGAGCTGGGCAGGGACATCGTGAGCCGTCTCCTGTGGGGGGGGCGCACCACGCTGTTGATCACGCTCGGGGCCGTGGTACTGGCATTCGTGTCCGGCTCCGCCCTGGGCGTCATCGCGGGATACTACGGCGGCGCGGGCGAGACGGTGATCATGCGCGCCACGGACGTCCTGCTGGCGATCCCCGGGTTCTTGCTGGCGGTGGCCGTGATCGCCGCGCTCGGCGTCGGCATGGGGAACGTCATCATCGCGATCGGTATCAACTCCATTCCGCCCTTCGCCCGCATCGCCCGCGGATCCACGCTGCTGGCGCGGCAGGAGGTGTACGTGCAGGCGGCCCGGGCCCTCGGCGCCGGCGAGCGGACGATCATGGCGCGGCACATCTTTCCCAACATCCTGTCGCCGCTGCTGGTGCAATCGACCCTGCGGCTGGCGACCGCGATCCTCACCGCCTCCGGCCTCAGCTTCCTCGGGCTGGGCGTGCAGCCGCCGACCGCGGAATGGGGGGCGATGCTGAGCGTCGGACGCGACTACATCACCAGCAGCCCGCAACTGGTGATCATCCCCGGCACGGCCATCCTCGTCGTGACGCTGGCGTTCAACGTCGTGGGGGACGCGGTGCGGGACGCGCTGGACCCGCGGGCGTTGTGA
- a CDS encoding isocitrate/isopropylmalate family dehydrogenase, translated as MSAPARPYTIALMEGDGIGPEIVAAALPVLEAAAASHASAAGARLVWRRLDAGTRAYARSGTSVPPDALEVCRAADAMLKGPAGLPGVRHADGTEAGMVAGRLRNAFVLFANVRPARRVPGVPALAREGTDYVIVRENTEGAYATRGGGDVTDDVAEDRIRITREGTARVAHLAFDLARRRALARRRAAGADTPSSGRDGDPVGGPRVTCCDKANVLRSFAFFRRVVTEVGAEYPDVTLEAMHADAAAAAIVEQSRRFDVLLTENLIGDILSDAAAATVGGLGFCPAANLGGRHGLFEPVHGSAPDIAGTDRANPVAMILAGAMMLEWLGLPEAGDRVRHAVDRAAVAGVLGLKPGGTVASTRAAGRAVLDALP; from the coding sequence ATGAGCGCGCCGGCACGCCCGTACACGATCGCGCTGATGGAAGGCGACGGCATCGGCCCCGAGATCGTCGCCGCGGCGCTGCCGGTGCTCGAGGCCGCGGCGGCGTCGCACGCCTCCGCCGCCGGGGCGCGCCTTGTGTGGCGGCGACTCGATGCCGGCACACGGGCCTACGCGCGCAGCGGCACGAGCGTCCCCCCCGACGCGCTCGAGGTCTGCCGCGCGGCGGACGCGATGCTGAAGGGCCCCGCGGGCCTGCCGGGCGTCCGGCACGCGGATGGCACCGAAGCCGGCATGGTCGCTGGACGGCTGCGCAACGCGTTCGTGCTCTTCGCCAACGTGCGGCCCGCCCGGCGAGTCCCCGGCGTCCCGGCGCTCGCCCGCGAGGGCACCGACTACGTGATTGTGCGCGAGAACACGGAAGGCGCGTACGCGACCCGGGGCGGCGGCGACGTCACCGACGACGTCGCCGAGGACCGTATCCGGATCACGCGCGAGGGCACGGCGCGGGTCGCGCACCTCGCGTTCGACCTGGCCCGGCGGCGGGCCCTGGCAAGGCGGCGGGCGGCCGGGGCGGACACCCCATCATCCGGCCGGGACGGGGATCCCGTGGGCGGGCCGCGGGTGACCTGCTGCGACAAGGCCAACGTGCTGCGGTCGTTCGCCTTCTTCCGCCGCGTCGTCACCGAGGTCGGCGCGGAGTATCCCGACGTGACGCTGGAGGCGATGCACGCCGACGCCGCGGCGGCCGCCATCGTAGAGCAGTCGCGCCGGTTCGACGTGCTGCTGACCGAGAACCTGATCGGCGACATCCTGAGCGACGCGGCGGCGGCCACGGTCGGCGGGCTCGGCTTCTGTCCGGCCGCGAACCTCGGCGGGCGGCATGGGCTCTTCGAGCCGGTCCACGGATCGGCGCCCGACATCGCGGGCACCGATCGGGCCAATCCCGTCGCGATGATCCTGGCCGGCGCCATGATGCTGGAGTGGCTCGGCCTTCCGGAGGCCGGAGACCGCGTCCGGCACGCCGTCGACCGGGCGGCCGTCGCCGGTGTGCTCGGTCTCAAGCCGGGCGGGACGGTTGCCTCGACGCGCGCGGCGGGACGGGCGGTGCTCGACGCGCTGCCTTAG
- a CDS encoding ABC transporter permease codes for MLRHIAERILWAVPVLLGVSLIVFGILKAIPGDAAQVMAGPDATAADVQAIRHLLGLDQPVYVQYARWLGRCVRLDLGRSAVTRRPVTYEIASRVGPTAELALAAMALAVAVGLGAGVTAATRQHSAWDAAASLATALGISVPIFWLGLMLMMLFSVSLRWLPSTGAGTPAQLILPALTLGAASAATVARQARAAMLDVLRQDYLRTALAKGVTGRTLVMRHAFRNAVIPIVTVVGLQLGYLLAGTVLTETVFARPGLGRLVVDAIRTRDIAVVQATVMLFSVTFIGVNLAVDLLYAYLDPRIRFD; via the coding sequence ATGCTCCGCCACATCGCGGAGCGGATCCTGTGGGCGGTCCCGGTGCTGCTGGGCGTCTCGCTCATCGTCTTCGGCATTCTGAAGGCGATTCCCGGCGACGCGGCCCAGGTCATGGCGGGGCCGGACGCCACCGCCGCGGACGTCCAGGCAATCCGCCATCTGCTGGGGTTGGACCAGCCGGTGTACGTGCAGTATGCGCGGTGGCTCGGGCGGTGCGTGCGGCTCGACCTCGGCCGCTCCGCGGTCACCCGGCGGCCGGTCACCTACGAGATCGCCAGCCGCGTCGGGCCCACCGCCGAGCTCGCGCTCGCCGCGATGGCGCTCGCCGTGGCCGTCGGGCTCGGGGCCGGGGTCACGGCGGCGACCCGCCAGCACTCCGCCTGGGACGCCGCGGCCTCACTCGCGACCGCGCTCGGGATCTCTGTCCCGATCTTTTGGCTCGGACTGATGCTGATGATGCTGTTTTCCGTCTCGCTGCGGTGGCTGCCGAGCACGGGCGCGGGCACACCGGCGCAGCTGATCCTGCCCGCGCTGACGCTGGGCGCCGCGTCGGCGGCGACGGTGGCGCGCCAGGCCCGCGCCGCGATGCTGGACGTATTGCGGCAGGACTACCTGCGGACCGCCCTGGCCAAAGGGGTCACAGGCCGGACGCTCGTGATGCGGCACGCGTTCCGCAACGCGGTCATTCCCATCGTCACCGTGGTCGGGTTGCAGCTCGGCTATCTGCTCGCTGGGACCGTCCTGACGGAGACGGTGTTTGCGCGTCCAGGGCTGGGCCGCCTCGTCGTGGATGCGATTCGCACGCGCGACATCGCGGTCGTCCAGGCCACCGTGATGCTGTTCTCCGTGACGTTCATCGGCGTCAACCTCGCCGTCGACCTCCTGTACGCGTACCTCGATCCGAGGATCCGCTTTGACTGA
- a CDS encoding VOC family protein: MTKQPARTVMPIIAVDSIDELHDFYTEKLGFKRVMGMVGKDGQFDFVSYDLNGAQIMFTRTRQPMDAARPSAGKRPVEIYLEVDDVDAYHRAVSQHGVKITTPLTTQWWGDRTFTIMDPYGYQIWFHQKQVAEMKPPQGAKLV; the protein is encoded by the coding sequence ATGACCAAGCAACCGGCCAGGACCGTAATGCCGATCATCGCCGTCGATTCCATCGACGAACTGCACGACTTTTACACGGAGAAGCTCGGATTCAAGCGGGTGATGGGGATGGTCGGGAAAGACGGACAGTTTGACTTCGTCTCGTACGATCTCAACGGAGCGCAGATCATGTTCACGCGCACGCGCCAGCCGATGGACGCCGCGAGGCCCTCCGCCGGCAAACGGCCCGTGGAGATCTACCTGGAAGTCGACGATGTCGACGCGTACCACCGCGCGGTCTCGCAGCACGGCGTCAAGATCACGACTCCGCTTACGACCCAGTGGTGGGGCGATCGGACCTTCACGATCATGGACCCATACGGCTACCAGATCTGGTTTCACCAGAAGCAGGTGGCCGAAATGAAGCCGCCGCAGGGCGCCAAGCTCGTCTAG
- a CDS encoding M28 family peptidase, which produces MAGAIDTAAASVEPQRLARHLEWFATVRRDTAGPGERQAAEYIAAQLRDGGVPVQVHEFDAFLSYPIRATLEVLEPERLTLPCLTHSFARATGPDGVVAELTEVADGHVERGAGRAALVGGLATPVTVLRASRAGCAAVVFTNQDRVIHNMIGTTIWGTPDLDQTDRLPQCPAVSVDADGGRTLRQILGRGGPVRVRIVADVRTEWFRSLLPEAAIPGRGGDGAEADQFVLVGAHYCAWNTGVTDNATGDACLLEMARGLWEHRAGLARGVRVCWWPGHSHGRYSGSTWYADSKFFELAERCLAYYNVDSPGVRGATRYVARNTTADLERFAKQIITRTTGLTDPPAHRPARAADQSFLPNGVSSFSIYPFLPETHEHYRPWTGGSANAWWWHTAFDTLDKADTAILATDTRIGVTAVGELANARVLPLAPGDTGQEIRTVAADLRPLLGSHLDLGPVVADADAFIAVSRSLDEARGRAADPPAARRLNAALLRLSRVLNPVVYSRRGRFFHDPAEWSPIMRASGRYVLPGLSPAAALPSLAGTRDYGFLRAQLVRECNRVRAALRDASALALETAEALGRV; this is translated from the coding sequence GTGGCGGGCGCGATAGACACGGCGGCCGCGTCGGTCGAGCCTCAACGGCTGGCGCGCCATCTCGAGTGGTTTGCGACGGTGCGGCGGGATACCGCCGGGCCGGGCGAGCGGCAGGCGGCGGAGTACATCGCAGCGCAGCTGCGCGACGGGGGCGTGCCGGTCCAGGTGCACGAATTCGACGCGTTCCTCAGCTACCCGATCCGCGCAACGCTCGAGGTGCTGGAGCCGGAGCGGCTTACGCTGCCGTGCCTGACGCACTCGTTTGCGCGCGCCACCGGGCCCGATGGCGTCGTCGCCGAGCTCACCGAGGTCGCGGACGGCCACGTGGAGCGGGGCGCGGGGCGGGCCGCACTGGTCGGCGGTCTCGCGACGCCGGTAACGGTGCTGCGGGCGAGCCGGGCCGGCTGCGCCGCGGTCGTCTTCACCAACCAGGACCGCGTCATCCACAACATGATCGGGACGACCATCTGGGGCACGCCGGACCTCGATCAGACCGATCGGCTGCCGCAGTGCCCGGCGGTCTCGGTCGACGCGGACGGCGGCCGGACGTTGCGGCAGATCCTCGGCCGCGGCGGCCCCGTGCGGGTGCGCATCGTCGCGGACGTGCGCACGGAATGGTTCCGCTCGCTGCTGCCGGAGGCCGCGATTCCCGGCCGCGGCGGCGACGGCGCCGAGGCGGATCAGTTCGTGCTGGTCGGCGCGCACTACTGCGCCTGGAACACGGGCGTCACCGACAACGCGACCGGGGACGCCTGCCTGCTCGAGATGGCGCGCGGGCTGTGGGAGCATCGGGCGGGGCTGGCGCGCGGCGTCCGCGTCTGCTGGTGGCCGGGCCACTCGCACGGCCGGTACAGCGGCTCGACCTGGTACGCTGACAGCAAATTCTTCGAGCTCGCGGAGCGATGCCTCGCCTACTACAACGTCGACTCGCCCGGCGTGCGCGGCGCGACCCGGTACGTGGCGCGAAACACCACCGCCGACCTCGAACGCTTCGCGAAGCAGATCATCACCCGGACGACCGGACTGACCGATCCGCCGGCGCATCGACCGGCGCGCGCCGCGGACCAGTCGTTCCTGCCAAACGGCGTGTCGTCGTTCTCGATCTATCCGTTTCTGCCGGAGACTCACGAGCACTACCGGCCGTGGACCGGCGGCTCGGCCAACGCGTGGTGGTGGCACACGGCCTTCGATACCCTCGACAAGGCGGACACCGCGATCCTCGCCACGGACACCCGGATCGGCGTGACGGCGGTTGGGGAGCTCGCGAACGCCCGCGTGCTGCCGCTCGCGCCCGGGGACACCGGCCAAGAGATCCGCACGGTCGCCGCGGACCTGCGGCCGCTGCTCGGATCGCACCTCGACCTAGGCCCGGTCGTCGCGGACGCGGACGCGTTCATCGCGGTCTCGCGAAGTCTCGACGAGGCGCGCGGCCGTGCGGCGGATCCTCCGGCCGCACGCCGTCTCAACGCGGCGCTCCTGCGCCTCAGCCGCGTCCTGAACCCGGTGGTGTACAGCCGCCGCGGGCGGTTCTTCCACGACCCGGCCGAATGGTCGCCGATCATGCGGGCGAGCGGCCGGTACGTCCTGCCGGGGCTCAGCCCCGCCGCCGCGCTCCCGTCGCTCGCCGGTACGCGTGACTACGGGTTCCTCCGGGCGCAACTGGTGCGGGAGTGCAACCGCGTGCGGGCGGCGCTCCGGGATGCGTCGGCCTTGGCGCTCGAGACCGCGGAGGCGCTGGGCCGGGTCTAG